ATTTCATGGTTATATACttagagcattcttatcaagCCTTGTATATGCTTAAAGATgcttttttttagtatttttaatccAAAAGCTTGCTCCATCAAGGGTTTTAAATGctataattttttgcattgatgaacagtgcaatctcatatttgagaccGCATTGTTTATCGattgttaaatttatattatttttttattcaaaggGGCCCACTTTCTTTTCAacatattatttctttctcatttccGTTGCTCTGAGCCAACCATTTCTCTACTCTTTGTCTTTGCCTCCCTCTCCAACGAAACCCAAATCGGAGCATCAAGCCAAGCCAATTGAAGGAGTCGTGGGTCGGAGTGTGGGTTTTTGGTTTGGAGCGTGGATCGAAGGGTGAATCGAAGGGTGGATCGAACTGATTGGTCGGAACAGATTTGGCcgtggtttgtgggtttttttttccttttttttcttgctgTGGTTGGTGGTGATGGGTGGGTGGATGTGGTGGGTGGCGATTCGATTTGGCCGTGGTTTGGTCCGACGATGGGTGTGGTGGGTGGatgtggaggttttttttttttttttttcctctgctGTTGTTTGTGTTGGCGGTGGATCTGGCTGGTGGCTGGTGGCGGTGATGGTGGGTGGATGTGGtatgggtgggtgggtgggtggaTGTGGTGGTCGGTGGTGTTGAAAATAATCAGgttaagaaagagagagacaaaggagagagaggaaaaataataaagaaacaatatttaaatgaaatggtaaaaaaaaaatagaaattttaatataagttGTATTGTAAAGTAGTgtgttatatattataaaattgggttttgagatgataagtgttaaattttttagaatggttgataagaatgctcttaAGAGTATTTGCATCCGAAATCttcaaattattatattttaccatctcaaaacctactttatcatttataccataccattttacaatacattcaacatcccaacttttattttacagtacaatatattaaaataatataaattatacaataaaataataagcaAATTCCGTATCTCTCCCTTCTCTCATTTCTGTCCCTGCCTCTATGTCCCTCCCTCAACAACCCAATCACCACCGTGCCCACCACGCCACCACTACCCACTgcccaccaaaatcccaccgaaaccaaaaacctaaattaaaaatagaactACATACACATCCAACACATGATAATCAGATCTCTCAAATGAATCCACAAAAGTTTCATTGTTTATTCTAaatatttctaacaaaaaaatacaaactaaagaaaaaaaaataccttgaaTCCTATGGTTGAAGAAAACAACATTGAATTATAGGTTGGAAAGTTAAGGAATTTAAGGAAGAGAATGGAGATTCAAAATCACAGCCCATCACAGCCACAACACCCAAAACCATAGTAATCCATAGCCCCTCAAACCACCCACacaccacaacccaccaccGGACCCACAGCAGAAAAATCACATGCTGTTGCCAGACCATGCCGCCGAACCACCAAACCCACGGCACCACCAAATCGACGCCTCCACCAGACCCACGCCAGACAATGGTACCCAGACCACCCACacaccacaacccaccaccGGACCCACGCCAGAAAAATCACAGCCCATCATTGGAGGCGAGGTCGAGCGCCATCAGAGGACCACGCCACCAGACCCACGCTGAACAATGGTACCCAATGGAACTTCACAGCTTAAACACCGATCAATATAAGCcaccgtgagagagagagaggccagGACAGAGATGTGATGAGAGAgagggatttttttaaaaaaactaactacaaaacccaaacaatatcattagttagCAAACGTTTCAAACTAATTTCGTTTATAACAATTTGAGCTCAGTGGACTCGATTTAGGAAAAACTGATGTGGAGAAAACATGGAAATCAAGTTCAACGAACTCGGTTTCCATGTACAGAAATCGAGTTCATTGAACTCGGTTTCCATGTACAGAAACCGAGTTCAatgaactcgatttccatgtatGGAAAACGAGTTCATTGAACTCGTTTTCCATGATCATGTACCCACAAGAAATTGATTTGCCAACAACAAGATCTCTGAGCACGATCTGATGAGTACAATCTGATAAGAAGACGATCTGATAAGGTCCATCTTCTGCAGATGCAGCCAAACATTAGATGGCACTAGACTTCCATCTTCCGAGTTCAATGAAGGACCATCTGCCGAGTTCAATGAACTCGTTTTCCATACATGGAAATTGAGTTCATTGAACTCGGTTTCTGTACATGGAAACCAAGTTCAATGAACTCGATTTCTGTACATGGAAACCGAGTTCGTTGAACTCAATTTCCATGTTTTCTCCACATCAGTTTTTCCTAAATCGAGTCCACTGAGTTCGAATTGTTATAAACGAAATTAGTTTGAAACGTTTGctaactaatgatattgtttgggttttgtagttagtttttaaaaaaatccgaGAGAGAGGCCAGAACgttgtggagagagagagatgagaaatagagaaaatgaagagagagaaagtggcaaatacattaaatacatgggaataaaaaaaatattattttgttttaaaataatgcTACAATGCCATCATACATTTACGATGGCACTGTAGCAtaatgccaaatttttttacaatttttacaaGACCAGATGTTGCCCACTTTTAATACCTTAATGCTAAAAGATGTTTACATATGGCATCTATCGTTCCAGATGCGAATGCTTGTGTGAAAATTTTCCTTATCAACTTTCCACGTTCGGCTTAACAAGTGAATCTATTACCATAAACCTAGTCGGCATCCTCTATGCATGCAATGGCGGCTCCACTTGAATTTGAGGGTGGTTACATGACCACCCTCacttgtcaaatttttttttttttttaaaatttagcaaagaaatatatatatataattagtttaaattaattaaaaaatgtatatatatacacacacacacaaaaaaaaaatttattatatactataatttattttgaccaCCCTAGTAAAAATGTTAAACAACATGATCTGTGAATCACAAGAatttaaattcaacaaaaataatagtaatgctacgttcacaatttttttacaataaatcttatgtgaTAAGTGTAAGGACCTGATTTAGACTTCTAACCCAACGGGTATATGGACTTAAGCCCAAAACAGcctaaaacaataaatttgtagagaattagttggaaaactgggctctTGTGAATTAGATAATAGAAAAATAGGTTTTGAtgctaaaaagagaaagataacaGAAGTTTATTAAGGAATAATGTTATTGGATTGGTCCGAGGATACTGATTCTTAAATATTTACTCTTAGGTATTGTACATGTAACCTCCGTTTTGTCTCTAAAAGCtgcaattaaatttttattctttaaatatGCATTGAGTTTATCAAGACTATGTGGGGCAAGATTATGATGGGGCCAGTAACATGCAAGGTGAATTCAATGGTCTTAAAACATTAATTCTGAAGGAGAATAAATTAGCATTTTATGTCTATTGCTTTGCTCATCAACTTCAGTTGACTTTTGTAGCTGTTGCTAACAAGCATACTGATAttgctgaattttttagctttgtTAGTAAAATAGTAACTATTGTTGGAGCCTCTTGTAAAAAACGAGAATTTTTACGAAATGCACAACTTGCCAAAATTACAAAAGCATTAAACTTGGGTGAACTTGAAAGTGGGCAAGATTTAAACCAAGAGACAAGTCTTAAACATGCTGGTGATAGACATTGGGGATCACATTATAGGACAATCCtcaacttgattttgatgttctctTCCACAGTTGATTTACTTGAGATTATTCAAAAGGATAGCCTATTCTTTGAGCAAAGAGTTGAAGCTCAATCTATTTTAAGgttaattctattttttgaattctcCTTTGCTTTAcacttgatgaaaaatattttggggGATCACAAATGAGTTATTAATAgcattgcaaaagaaaaatcaagatatTGTAAATGCTATGACACTTGTCAGAGTGTCTAAGCAACAATTGCAGATGATGAGAGACGATGAATGGGAAGCTCTATTGATTGAAGTATCCTCATTTTGTAGCAAGCATGATAATCCTATCTTGAACATGGATGAAATATTTGTAGTTGGTGAGAGACCCTGATGCAACGCCCcacaaattacaaatttacatcaCTATCGTGTTGATCTATTCTTTAAAGTCATAGATCTGCAACTTCAAGAGCTTAGCAATCGTTTTCCAGAGGCGACTACTGAGTTGCTACTTTGTATGGCTTGCTTGAATCCAAGTGATTCGTTTTTGgcttttgatattaaaaaaaaaaaaaaaaaaaaaaaattgacatgtctTGCAAAGTTCTATCCATTTGATTTTTCTGAGACAGATGAATTAGCACTTGATAATCAACTTCAAACTTACATTGTTGATATACGCTCCAATGATGAGTTTTTGGAGCTTAAAGGAATTGAGGACCTTGCTAGAAAGATGGTGGAGACAAATAAGAATGTTATATTTCCATTAGTATATTTGCTTGTGAAGTTAGTTTTGATCGTTCTTGTTGCGACTGAAACAGTGGAAAGGAGTTTTTCAGCAATGAAatatatcaagaatgaactaCTCAATTGAATGGGGGATCAAtggatgaatgattgtttgattgtgtacattgaaaaaGATATGGCTTATAGGATTGATAATGAATCTATCATGCAAcggtttcaaaatatgaaatcttGTAGAAGACAATTGTagaatttcatgttttttttttttttttggtgattttgatatattcaagtctcttttgctttagattttatataatttatgtttataaTTGACCCCCCTAGACAAAAATCCTGGAGCTACCCTTGGTCATTATCTGAAATGACCATGATGCCTAGTTCGTTTGTTTTTCTCAGTGCCACAAATTCCTGATAGGTTTGACTTATTATATTGGTGTCGGTGTTCTAATTCTACATGCAATATATACCACTATAAATGTAACTCATTCGAAGAAGTGGAAAATACTAGTTGTAGCAAACATTGTAGTGAGTCTAGTGACAAAGAAAATCTACCATAAGACTTTcgttatttattgatttttttgtgtaattttCAGAAATTTAGGGTTGGggtatttattttcttgatttaatGGTCCATCTAAAGCTTCTCTGActaaattagaatccaattatAGTAGGATATCAATTAGAATCTGTTTTAGAATATATTCTCTTGACAGTCAAGTTTTACGAAGTCTTTAAATTGGCCTATAAtcctaaaaacaaattttaagttcaattttcaaattaataaaaatatagacttagtttctctttttctctagtGGATTCTAGATTATTTATCCTTGTGAATTCAAGAAACTTTCATGGATTCAACgttattttcttgaaatagACATTTATTGCTTCTTATGGTTTTTGCCATGCATCAATTGATATCAAAGTCTTATCCTTACCCCAGTTTGGTGGTTAACATACCAACGGTAGCAATTTCGGTGAAGATAATCACAAAAGAGTCCTTACAAGGGACATATTCCTTCAATTTTATTGGGTTATGGATTGACTTTAATCAaccaattacccaagttgattaacatATTAGTCCAACAAATCCAATTAAGGCATAATCAAATAACCAGACTAAATTAAGTgcaacagaaaataagtttgacATGGCGATTTGATTACGATAAGGAAAATTCTCGCGGGCAAAACCCTACTAGTGAATTTTTGGTCATCACTTCCGAAAAATCAACTCACAAGAATAGAGATTACAAGT
The Quercus lobata isolate SW786 chromosome 10, ValleyOak3.0 Primary Assembly, whole genome shotgun sequence DNA segment above includes these coding regions:
- the LOC115964286 gene encoding uncharacterized protein LOC115964286 → MQGEFNGLKTLILKENKLAFYVYCFAHQLQLTFVAVANKHTDIAEFFSFVSKIVTIVGASCKKREFLRNAQLAKITKALNLGELESGQDLNQETSLKHAGDRHWGSHYRTILNLILMFSSTVDLLEIIQKDSLFFEQRVEAQSILRVSKQQLQMMRDDEWEALLIEVSSFCSKHDNPILNMDEIFVVDELALDNQLQTYIVDIRSNDEFLELKGIEDLARKMVETNKNVIFPLVYLLVKLVLIVLVATETVERSFSAMKYIKNELLN